In the Salvelinus sp. IW2-2015 unplaced genomic scaffold, ASM291031v2 Un_scaffold2753, whole genome shotgun sequence genome, one interval contains:
- the rbfox1l gene encoding RNA binding protein fox-1 homolog 1-like: TSDSQALSVSVSSGGGAGSGSDEEGSGKAQPKRLHVSNIPFRFRDPDLRQMFGQFGKILDVEIIFNERGSKGFGFVTFESAMEADRAREKLNGTIVEGRKVEVNNATARIVTKKPQTPLVNAPGWKINPVMGAMYAPELYTVASFPYPVAAPTLAYRGSPLRGRGRAVYNTIRSAAAAGPTAMPAYPGVLYQDGLYGAEVYGGYPAAYRVAQSPSAATATYSDGYGRVYAAATDPYHHSVGPTATYGVGTMASLYRGGYNRFTPY, translated from the exons TGACCTCTGACTCCCAGGCTCTGAGCGTGTCAGTGTCATCAGGGGGTGGAGCAGGAAGTGGTAGCGATGAGGAGGGGTCAGGCAAGGCCCAGCCCAAGCGTCTCCACGTCTCCAACATCCCCTTCCGCTTCAGAGACCCGGACCTCAGACAGATGTTTGGG CAATTTGGCAAGATCCTGGATGTGGAGATTATCTTTAATGAGAGAGGGTCAAAG GGTTTTGGGTTYGTGACCTTTGAGAGCGCAATGGAGGCAGACCGAGCAAGGGAAAAACTGAACGGAACRATCGTTGAGGGGAGGAAGGTTGAA GTGAACAATGCTACAGCCAGAATAGTCACCAAGAAGCCCCAAACACCTCTTGTGAACG CCCCTGGATGGAAGATCAACCCTGTCATGGGAGCGATGTATGCACCTGAACTCTACACCG ttgcCAGTTTCCCCTACCCCGTAGCTGCTCCCACCCTGGCCTATCGGGGCTCACCACTGCGTGGGCGGGGCCGGGCTGTCTACAACACAATTCGCTCAGCTGCTGCAGCCGGACCCACTGCCATGCCCGCCTACCCTGG TGTGCTGTACCAAGATGGATTATATGGAGCTGAAGTCTAT GGCGGGTATCCTGCAGCGTACAGAGTTGCCCAATCACCATCCGCTGCCACAGCAACATACAGTGATGG ATATGGCCGAGTTTATGCTGCTGCAACAGATCCCTACCACCATTCAGTGGGACCCACGGCAACATACGGCGTCGGAACAATG GCCAGTCTGTACAGAGGAGGATACAACCGCTTCACGCCTTACTGA